One window of the Verrucomicrobiota bacterium genome contains the following:
- a CDS encoding Fic family protein: MAAYGPEGLPDPYAWPGSSVLRNKWGITDGDDLAVMELSATRFRIDQLRERPARGKFDLKHLQSIHRHLFQDVYEWAGKLREGALSRGGNLFAQPEHVVSSAEKAFRALAAENHLRGLSAAEFVERLAHHFADLNAIHPFREGNGRTLQTFLEQLAGEAGYTLDFSKVERGAWNAAAKESFSGSSEVMRKIFEMILGFKPI; the protein is encoded by the coding sequence ATGGCGGCTTATGGTCCGGAGGGTCTTCCGGATCCCTATGCGTGGCCCGGAAGCAGTGTCCTGAGAAACAAGTGGGGGATCACCGACGGCGATGACTTGGCGGTGATGGAGTTGAGCGCGACGCGATTCAGGATCGATCAACTGAGGGAGCGCCCAGCGAGGGGAAAGTTTGACCTGAAGCATCTGCAGTCGATTCACAGGCATCTCTTCCAGGACGTGTATGAGTGGGCGGGGAAATTGAGGGAAGGGGCTCTCTCGAGAGGCGGAAATCTGTTCGCCCAGCCGGAGCATGTCGTCTCATCTGCCGAGAAAGCTTTCCGAGCACTTGCCGCAGAAAATCATCTGAGGGGTTTGTCCGCCGCGGAGTTCGTGGAGCGCTTGGCCCATCACTTCGCCGACCTCAATGCAATCCACCCCTTTCGCGAGGGAAACGGACGAACCCTGCAGACATTTCTGGAACAACTTGCCGGGGAGGCCGGGTACACCCTTGATTTTTCAAAGGTGGAGCGCGGTGCATGGAATGCCGCCGCCAAGGAAAGCTTCTCGGGTTCCTCCGAGGTGATGAGGAAGATTTTTGAAATGATTCTTGGTTTTAAGCCGATCTGA